A single window of Colletotrichum destructivum chromosome 9, complete sequence DNA harbors:
- a CDS encoding Putative mediator complex, subunit Med1 has protein sequence MATPTQMKHAASQQGRTPSQLTAATPPVSTPFSASQAHAAFSPRGPRSSPQQFKKSPATSTTLMGHPANGALNFDSPSAAAAMGALGISGGLDIGLDHVGVGGFGGLGALGSEDDKIKRLDAVIEILGKAKGRVSEAGLERLTLRTGLTSMWDEHRSPDGRKTRMLVIAGQALTIDIELNNNIVENVSLGFPESGPIVTRHKDRAGNILLKDLQLRPDQSPLTKTLEKFSANLERLANLDKLSVIPGLDCQEALAGIFESLERLHKWELSKLREDPAMGGKPDRFLETTIMCTKSGRPMMHTRDMVGLSIEYWTERRHVIPKTTETMRYCETREKVWLILIGCKALDGNMFPPVRVSENWISQKVEKAEPGPEDILVAASGPALDWLEPEPTTLPQTDDNKDPGIDVVQPDGTTHKYPNVKFVATLTPSVIVPQSVWNTLHTLTGAQAQPMPLPTYTFDSISFPIPEGSNHDASELRVISCKRKVQVQVPGDGNTVSSRKHKNTLLIYKPVYGQTVTELSFSHPRQLVAMLPILRQYAFISTLLERSFGSNIAGEIVPDVNDSIIINDTITTQVEYDRFMSRTYDTNEQELTLDVVLTVHPSAGLHVVFPFRNATANIDLQIQQNGLVHVVSQNVIPVNGEDVAETDKGKHKQLTPQDLGRLLEVMEDLCSWAEWIRKNLS, from the exons ATGGCGACCCCGACTCAGATGAAGCATGCGGCCTCGCAGCAGGGAAGGACCCCTTCGCAGCTTACCGCAGCGACTCCTCCGGTATCCACGCCATTTTCGGCGTCGCAAGCCCACGCGGCCTTTTCGCCTAGAGGGCCTAGGTCGTCGCCTCAGCAGTTTAAGAAATCGCCTGCGACTTCGACCACCTTGATGGGCCACCCGGCGAATGGCGCCCTTAACTTCGACAGTCCTTCTGCAGCGGCTGCCATGGGCGCGCTTGGCATCAGTGGCGGACTGGACATTGGTCTGGATcacgtcggcgtcgggggATTTGGCGGCCTGGGGGCACTAGGCAGCGAGGACGATAAGATCAAGAGGCTAGATGCGGTTATTGAAATTCTCGGA AAGGCTAAAGGACGAGTCAGCGAAGCCGGACTCGAGCGACTCACGCTTCGAACAGGTCTTACTAGCATGTGGGACGAGCATAGGTCGCCCGACGGCAGGAAAACGAGGATGTTGGTCATCGCCGGTCAAGCTCTGACGATCGATATCGAGCTGAACAACAACATCGTGGAAAACGTCTCGCTGGGGTTTCCGGAATCGGGCCCCATCGTCACAAGACACAAGGATCGCGCGGGGAACATCCTCCTTAAGGATTTGCAGCTTCGCCCCGACCAGAGCCCGTTAACCAAGACTTTGGAAAAGTTCTCTGCGAACTTGGAGCGCCTGGCAAACCTCGACAAGCTCAGCGTCATTCCCGGACTCGACTGCCAGGAGGCTCTGGCCGGCATCTTCGAGAGTCTTGAGAGACTCCACAAGTGGGAGCTGTCGAAGCTGCGAGAAGACCCTGCCATGGGCGGCAAGCCAGACCGGTTTCTCGAAACAACCATCATGTGCACCAAGAGCGGACGGCCCATGATGCACACGAGAGACATGGTGGGACTCAGCATCGAGTATTGGACTGAGAGACGCCATGTCATTCCTAAAACTACAGAGACAATGCGCTACTGCGAGACTAGGGAGAAGGTTTGGTTGATTCTCATAGGCTGCAAGGCCTTGGATGGAAACATGTTTCCTCCAGTCCGGGTGTCAGAGAACTGGATTTCCCAGAAGGTGGAAAAGGCCGAACCTGGGCCCGAGGATATCCTCGTTGCTGCTTCTGGACCGGCTCTCGACTGGCTAGAGCCGGAGCCCACCACGCTACCCCAAACTGACGATAATAAGGATCCAGGCATTGACGTGGTGCAGCCGGATGGCACAACGCACAAATATCCAAACGTCAAGTTCGTAGCAACCCTTACCCCCTCAGTGATCGTGCCACAGTCGGTGTGGAACACGCTGCACACCCTTACAGGAGCACAGGCCCAGCCCATGCCTTTGCCTACCTACACGTTCGACAGCATTTCCTTCCCGATACCCGAGGGCAGCAACCATGACGCAAGCGAGCTCCGGGTTATCTCCTGCAAGAGGAAGGTTCAGGTTCAGGTCCCTGGTGACGGCAACACCGTATCGTCGCGGAAGCACAAGAACACGCTGCTTATCTACAAGCCTGTGTATGGCCAGACGGTAACGGaactctccttctcccatCCACGGCAACTGGTGGCAATGCTTCCTATTCTCCGTCAGTACGCTTTTATATCAACTCTACTTGAGAGAAGTTTCGGCTCCAACATTGCTGGCGAGATCGTACCGGACGTCAACGattccatcatcatcaacgaTACCATAACGACGCAAGTCGAGTACGACAGGTTCATGTCTCGGACATACGATACCAATGAGCAAGAGCTTACACTTGACGTGGTGCTGACCGTTCACCCGTCGGCCGGCCTCCATGTCGTCTTCCCTTTCCGAAACGCCACAGCCAACATCGACCTGCAGATTCAACAAAATGGACTGGTACACGTCGTTTCACAGAACGTTATTCCTGTCAACGGCGAAGATGTGGCAGAAACAGACAAGGGCAAACACAAACAGCTTACCCCGCAAGACCTGGGAAGGTTGCTGGAAGTGATGGAAGACCTTTGCTCTTGGGCAGAATGGATTCGAAAGAATCTATCGTAG
- a CDS encoding Putative transcription regulator HTH, APSES-type DNA-binding domain, EFG1/Phd1/StuA family, which translates to MSSDRVPSLPLPAPHQAYSSGTSSPRVSSIGSISSSHIGSSSSFTSAASSNGPKTPSPTLPINSAIPGPSSQTVGGYEHYSAMNQPAADMYYSQHMSAGQAPPPQTVTSGNMSYHQPPPLQPSHLPQYAQQTQYAQPYGYTNGLTSPQNAPPAVNNGMGGQNVLPLPGVSNQGFQGFDTTGQVAPPGMKPRVTATLWEDEGSLCFQVEARGICVARREDNHMINGTKLLNVAGMTRGRRDGILKSEKVRHVVKIGPMHLKGVWIPFERALDFANKEKITELLYPLFVHNIGALLYHPTNQTRTNQVMAAAERRKQEQSQMRGAPQTGGPGLPSIQQHHHHSMGLPGPQQSLPSHANIGRPTLDRAHTFPTPPTSASSVMGGSMGASDNGFQWAQPQGMTNAQAQNPMSIDTGLSNARSMPATPASTPPGSTIQNMQPYQQSGTQQYDNSRPMYNQSAQQSPYQTTNQTSQDRSVYGQNDPYAKNDMGPPSARPATSGAPQDQKPPNGMMHSDQSASQPAGEEEAEHDHDAEYTHDSGAYDANRGSYNYSAPAVGTLPAEHQHLSPEMTGSPGHPPASGRATPRTAAAPQPYYSQQAGYSTPPRVAQQSSSNLYNVMSNDRNSAAAGGSDVYQPQADMGSMSNSYPSQLNGSASGIKRSRDDDDDLQRPLSGGGMDLKRRKTLINAAVPAYDTMARAPPVMAQQPQRR; encoded by the exons ATGAGCAGCGATAGGGTTCCTTCTCTGCCATTGCCAGCTCCGCACCAGGCGTACTCGTCGGGTACCTCGTCCCCTCGGGTCAGTTCCATCGGCTCTATTTCGAGCTCTCACATAGGCTCTAGTTCGTCTTTCACGTCGGCCGCATCCTCAAACGGCCCCAAAACGCCTTCTCCTACCCTGCCCATCAACTCGGCAATTCCTGGACCATCCAGCCAAACCGTCGGCGGATACGAACATTACTCCGCCATGAATCAACCTGCAGCAGACATGTACTATTCGCAACATATGTCTGCCGGtcaggcgccgccgccccagacTGTCACCTCCGGCAACATGTCTTATCACCAACCCCCGCCGTTACAGCCAAGCCACTTGCCTCAATACGCCCAGCAGACCCAGTACGCCCAGCCGTACGGGTACACCAATGGCCTGACATCGCCTCAGAACGCTCCTCCCGCTGTAAACAACGGAATGGGTGGCCAGAACGTCCTTCCTCTGCCTGGTGTTTCTAACCAGGGCTTTCAGGGCTTTGACACGACCGGCCAAGTAGCCCCGCCTGGCATGAAGCCCAGAGTGACGGCTACCCTATGGGAGGATGAGGGAAGCTTGTGCTTTCAGGTAGAGGCCAGAGGAATCTGCGTCGCGCGCAGAGAGG ACAATCACATGATCAATGGCACAAAACTGTTGAACGTTGCGGGAATGACCCGTGGTCGCCGCGATGGCATTCTCAAGAGCGAGAAAGTGAGACATGTCGTCAAGATTGGCCCCATGCACTTGAAGGGTGTTTG GATCCCATTCGAGCGGGCTTTGGACTTCGCCAACAAGGAGAAGATCACCGAGCTACTCTATCCCCTCTTCGTTCATAACATTGGTGCCTTGTTGTACCACCCTACGAACCAAACCCGTACCAATCAAGTCatggctgctgctgaacGTCGCAAACAAGAACAGAGCCAGATGCGTGGTGCTCCCCAAACAGGAGGGCCTGGTCTGCCGTCGATtcagcagcatcatcacCACTCTATGGGCCTGCCAGGACCCCAGCAGTCCCTGCCATCCCATGCCAACATTGGCCGTCCCACTCTGGACCGGGCACACACATTCCCTACACCCCCCACCAGTGCCTCCAGCGTGATGGGTGGCAGTATGGGCGCTTCAGACAACGGCTTCCAATGGGCCCAGCCTCAGGGCATGACCAACGCCCAGGCTCAAAACCCCATGTCTATTGATACGGGCTTGAGCAACGCTCGATCCATGCCCGCAACACCTGCTTCGACACCGCCGGGCTCGACTATCCAGAACATGCAGCCCTACCAGCAGTCTGGCACCCAACAATATGACAACTCGCGGCCTATGTACAACCAATCTGCTCAGCAGTCCCCCTACCAGACCACCAACCAGACCTCGCAAGACCGCTCTGTCTACGGGCAGAACGATCCGTATGCCAAAAACGACATGGGTCCTCCGTCAGCACGGCCTGCGACCTCTGGTGCCCCTCAAGACCAAAAGCCCCCGAACGGCATGATGCACTCTGATCAGAGTGCTTCCCAGCCCgctggcgaggaagaggcagagCATGATCACGATGCCGAGTATACTCATGACAGTGGCGCCTACGACGCCAATCGCGGTTCCTACAACTACTCTGCCCCTGCCGTTGGAACGCTTCCTGCTGAGCATCAACATTTGTCTCCCGAGATGACTGGTTCGCCTGGACACCCGCCCGCATCTGGTCGTGCCACTCCCCGCACCGCCGCTGCACCCCAGCCCTACTATTCTCAGCAGGCTGGCTACAGCACTCCCCCGCGCGTCGCCCAACAGTCGTCAAGCAACCTGTACAACGTCATGAGCAACGACCGCAACTCGGCTGCTGCAGGTGGTAGTGACGTCTACCAACCCCAAGCGGATATGGGCTCCATGTCAAATAGCTATCCGTCCCAGCTTAATGGCTCCGCCAGTGGCATCAAGCGCAgccgcgacgatgacgacgaccttcAGCGTCCGCtcagcggcggtggcatgGATCTCAAGCGCAGGAAGACTTTGATCAACGCGGCCGTTCCTGCTTACGACACCATggctcgagctcctcctgtGATGGCTCAACAACCCCAGCGAAGGTAA
- a CDS encoding Putative BRCT domain-containing protein — translation MPLPEKSRVPPAAKPRFGNNFDPYNSNATGHQRPENTPGATTGWRTSRARKLSEQFASGNSGGIRMSDTYGAGSEDFDERLKMVVPKDVKARAKISVADMLARPGLMRSGSSISDSGSLASNTSAAGGNPKMSDEKMLEARRREDEEKGAKKAVGRGLFEDVTVYVNGSTHPIISDHRLKRVLVENGARVSIHLGRRQVTHVIVGRPAGMGSGAGGGLAGGKLEKEVRKVGGCAVKYVGVEWIMESLKAGIRLPEARFSPLKIAREGQRSVHGMYGSRPTKVPSTQLAS, via the exons ATGCCGCTGCCGGAGAAGTCCCGCGTCCCGCCTGCTGCGAAGCCCCGCTTCGGTAACAACTTCGATCCCTACAACTCCAACGCCACCGGCCATCAGCGTCCAGAAAACACCCCGGGCGCGACGACGGGGTGGCGGACCAGCCGGGCCCGTAAGCTCTCGGAGCAGTTCGCCAGCGGGAACTCGGGTGGCATTCGCATGAGCGACACTTATGGCGCTGGCAGCGAGGACTTTGACGAGAGACTGAAGATGGTCGTTCCCAAGGACGTGAAGGCGAGAGCGAAGATTAGCGTCGCCGATATGCTCGCTCGACCGGGGCTGATGAGGAGCGGCTCCTCAATCTCCGATTCGGGGTCACTGGCATCCAATACATCTGCTGCAGGTGGAAACCCCAAAATGAGTGACGAGAAGATGCTCGAGGCTCGCCGgagggaggacgaggagaagggggcgaagaaggccgtcggccGGGGTTTGTTTGAGGACGTGACGGTCTACGTCAACGGGAGTACACACCCCATCATCTCCGATCACAGACTGAAGCGCGTGCTGGTCGAGAACGGCGCGCGGGTGTCCATCCACCTCGGCCGGAGGCAGGTCACGCACGTTATTGTCGGGAGACCGGCAGGCATGGGGTCCGGGGCTGGCGGAGGGCTCGCGGGCGGTAAGCTGGAAAAGGAAGTCCGCAAGGTCGGCGGGTGTGCCGTGAAATATGTCGGTGTTGAGTG GATTATGGAGAGCCTGAAGGCGGGGATCAGGCTGCCAGAAGCGCGGTTTTCACCCCTCAAAATTGCCCGGGAAGGCCAAAGGAGCGTCCATGGCATGTATGGAAGCCGGCCCACCAAGGTGCCTTCCACGCAGTTGGCAAGTTAA